Proteins from a genomic interval of Parvivirga hydrogeniphila:
- a CDS encoding branched-chain amino acid ABC transporter substrate-binding protein produces MTRAWKGLAVVTATALLAVAAVGCGSRSSEEPTSEQAKTVKIGFAAPLTGDNAVYGRGMQRAVQMAIDEANASDRVKQAGVRFELSAQDDQGDPKQAVNVATLLAGDPAVVGVVGHFNSGCSIPASAVYQQAGLAMVSVSSNPQLTAQGFDVVNRIVAKDDTQGSFAADLVYDKLGIRKVAVLDDSTPYGSGLAAEFVKRFAAKGGTVVVQEKVQAKDVDFSALVTRIKSTRPEAIYYGGAHTEGALLSKQAKESGLKVPVIGGDMLYSAEYISIARPENAEGDICTSLGLPLEQQPKGVEFKAAYNKRYGEDPEAYDSYAYDSAWIIIEAVLQAGADRGAVAKAVRGITYDGVTGTTSFDENGDTRNQVISAYRVEGGAWKQLLDQ; encoded by the coding sequence ATGACACGAGCGTGGAAGGGGTTGGCGGTCGTGACGGCCACCGCGCTGCTCGCGGTCGCTGCCGTGGGCTGCGGTTCGCGGAGCAGCGAGGAGCCGACGAGCGAGCAGGCGAAGACGGTGAAGATCGGGTTCGCAGCGCCGCTCACGGGCGACAACGCGGTGTACGGCCGCGGCATGCAGCGCGCGGTGCAGATGGCCATCGACGAGGCCAACGCGAGCGACCGGGTCAAGCAGGCGGGCGTCCGCTTCGAGCTGTCCGCGCAAGACGACCAGGGAGACCCGAAGCAGGCCGTGAACGTCGCGACGCTGCTCGCAGGCGATCCGGCGGTGGTGGGCGTGGTCGGCCACTTCAACTCCGGGTGCTCGATCCCGGCATCGGCCGTCTACCAGCAGGCCGGGCTCGCGATGGTATCGGTCTCGTCGAATCCTCAGCTCACGGCGCAGGGATTCGACGTCGTCAACCGCATCGTCGCGAAGGACGACACGCAGGGCTCATTCGCTGCCGACCTCGTGTACGACAAGCTCGGCATCCGCAAAGTGGCCGTGCTCGATGACTCGACGCCGTACGGGAGCGGGCTTGCTGCTGAGTTCGTGAAGCGGTTCGCGGCCAAGGGCGGCACGGTGGTAGTGCAGGAGAAGGTGCAGGCCAAAGACGTCGACTTCTCCGCGCTCGTCACGCGCATCAAGTCGACGAGGCCCGAGGCGATCTACTATGGCGGCGCGCACACCGAAGGCGCGCTGCTGTCCAAGCAAGCGAAGGAGAGCGGCCTGAAGGTGCCCGTCATCGGCGGCGACATGCTGTATTCGGCCGAGTACATCTCGATCGCCAGGCCGGAGAACGCCGAAGGCGACATCTGCACGAGCCTCGGGCTGCCGCTCGAGCAGCAGCCGAAGGGCGTGGAGTTCAAAGCCGCGTACAACAAGCGGTACGGCGAGGACCCGGAGGCGTACGACTCGTACGCGTACGACTCGGCCTGGATCATCATCGAAGCGGTGCTCCAGGCCGGCGCCGATCGCGGTGCGGTCGCGAAGGCCGTCCGTGGCATCACCTACGACGGCGTGACGGGCACGACCTCGTTCGACGAGAACGGCGACACGCGCAACCAGGTGATCTCGGCGTATCGCGTCGAGGGAGGCGCGTGGAAGCAGCTGCTCGACCAGTAG
- a CDS encoding ABC transporter ATP-binding protein translates to MSEVRGPAIAVEDLRFSYGEIQAVKGISFEVMPGEILGFLGPNGAGKSTTIKMLIGLLPPQGGTATVLGTDVGLDDPGLQARIGVCFEEKNLYLNMTARENLAFFAALFGVKDADIDGALRRVGLADRANDRVKTFSKGMRQRMMIARAFINRPDVLFLDEPTDGLDPVTAAAIRATIKEEAERGAAVLLTTHDMFEADELSDRVAFMNEGRIVALDTPENLKLKHGTRAVRVRLRDGEGVREEVLPLGDSEASARLAELAASPDLLTIHTEEATLEQIFIRLTGRGLAG, encoded by the coding sequence ATGTCTGAGGTTCGTGGACCTGCCATCGCCGTCGAGGACCTGCGGTTCTCGTACGGGGAGATCCAGGCGGTCAAAGGCATCTCGTTCGAGGTGATGCCCGGTGAGATCCTCGGCTTCCTCGGTCCGAACGGTGCGGGCAAGTCGACGACGATCAAGATGCTCATCGGGCTGCTGCCGCCGCAGGGCGGGACAGCGACCGTGCTCGGCACTGACGTGGGGCTTGACGACCCCGGCCTGCAGGCACGCATCGGCGTCTGTTTCGAGGAGAAGAACCTCTACTTGAACATGACTGCGCGCGAGAACCTTGCGTTCTTTGCGGCGCTCTTTGGCGTGAAAGACGCCGACATCGACGGCGCGCTCCGGCGCGTCGGGCTTGCAGACCGCGCGAACGACCGCGTCAAGACGTTCTCGAAAGGCATGCGGCAACGGATGATGATCGCTCGCGCGTTCATCAACCGCCCGGATGTGCTCTTCTTGGACGAGCCGACCGACGGGCTCGATCCGGTGACCGCCGCTGCGATCCGTGCCACCATCAAGGAGGAAGCGGAGCGCGGTGCGGCGGTGTTGCTCACGACGCACGATATGTTCGAGGCCGACGAGCTCTCGGACCGTGTCGCGTTCATGAACGAAGGCCGCATCGTTGCGCTCGACACGCCTGAGAACCTCAAGCTGAAGCACGGCACGCGAGCGGTTCGCGTACGGCTGCGCGATGGCGAGGGCGTGCGCGAGGAGGTGCTGCCGCTCGGCGACAGCGAAGCGTCGGCGCGGCTGGCCGAGCTCGCCGCATCGCCCGACTTGCTCACCATCCACACAGAGGAGGCCACGCTTGAGCAGATCTTCATCAGGCTGACGGGCAGGGGGCTTGCGGGATGA
- a CDS encoding ABC transporter permease, translated as MSPRLTATILKKDFASGTRSPVFLWALVLPLAITLVLQVAFGSLFQPKPRLGIVDHGSSQVVRAVQAADGIRVRVFEDPEALREAVEANDVDAGLVLPRGFDEAVKAGARPTLTFWMSGESYAANRIVLAVTTIDLLRTLQGARPPVEVRVESVGEAGLPISVRLVPLIVFYALVMAGLFVPSSSLVEEKEQGTLKALLVTPARTTDVLVAKWTLGVVLASAMSVVTLVLNRALGSNWPEVLVVVAVAAMLTSALGIVVGALASDSQMLFGIVKGSGIFLFAPVAFYLFPDWPQWIARLFPLYWIIDPIWRVAVLGGHLSEVASEIGVALGITVALGALARSLSKRMQLQIATR; from the coding sequence ATGAGTCCGCGGCTGACGGCCACGATCCTCAAGAAGGACTTCGCCTCAGGGACGCGCTCGCCCGTGTTCCTGTGGGCGCTCGTGCTGCCGCTCGCGATCACGCTCGTGCTGCAGGTGGCGTTCGGCTCGCTGTTCCAGCCGAAGCCCCGGCTTGGCATCGTCGACCACGGGTCGTCCCAGGTCGTGCGTGCCGTGCAAGCCGCAGATGGCATCCGGGTGCGGGTCTTCGAGGACCCCGAGGCACTGCGCGAGGCGGTGGAGGCGAACGACGTGGATGCCGGCCTTGTGCTTCCGCGCGGCTTCGACGAGGCCGTGAAGGCGGGCGCGCGGCCGACGCTCACCTTCTGGATGAGCGGCGAGAGCTACGCGGCCAACCGCATCGTGCTCGCGGTGACGACGATCGATCTGCTGCGCACGCTCCAAGGCGCGCGTCCGCCGGTCGAGGTGCGTGTGGAAAGCGTCGGCGAGGCGGGTCTGCCCATTTCGGTGAGGCTGGTGCCGCTCATCGTGTTCTACGCGCTCGTGATGGCGGGGCTGTTCGTCCCGAGTTCCAGCCTCGTGGAGGAGAAGGAGCAAGGAACGCTCAAAGCGCTTCTGGTGACGCCGGCGAGGACGACCGACGTCCTCGTGGCGAAGTGGACGCTCGGCGTGGTCCTTGCGAGCGCAATGTCGGTCGTGACCCTCGTGCTGAACCGCGCGCTCGGCTCGAACTGGCCGGAAGTCCTCGTCGTTGTCGCAGTGGCAGCGATGCTCACCTCTGCGCTCGGCATCGTCGTGGGCGCGCTCGCCTCCGATTCGCAGATGCTCTTCGGCATCGTGAAGGGCTCCGGCATCTTCCTGTTCGCGCCGGTGGCCTTCTACCTGTTCCCGGACTGGCCGCAGTGGATCGCCAGGCTGTTCCCGCTGTACTGGATCATCGACCCCATCTGGCGCGTCGCGGTGCTGGGGGGCCACCTGTCCGAGGTGGCGTCCGAGATCGGCGTCGCGCTCGGCATCACCGTGGCGCTGGGGGCGCTCGCGCGGTCGCTCTCGAAGCGCATGCAGCTGCAGATCGCGACGCGGTGA
- a CDS encoding ABC transporter permease — MRRTVSRVAIVFALLKKELVAYARDTVYLALTLVVLIAAPLLFRAMPDRVDEELVLAICPPVERLLEGSTEALRALGASEADIARIRQADLTNQKGLLLVEFDDAAKMRAAIEGSLEVWRASDGTLVFVDTTAGEKRPRGAERVDVQVGVAFPERFLADLVAGARGIEVTVYTHASAPPELRQAVTSFVREAAFEIAGDELPVRFPDEKDVVLGTDRLGDQVSLREKMRPMLLFVVLMMETFSMASLVSTEVLERTVTAVLVTPAKVSDFIAAKTIFGTLVSFTQALIVLALIGGLTASSWSVVLAVLAIGAVMFTGIALIVGAAGKDFIGQLFYAMLFTVPLLIPAFAVLFPGSVAPWVRVLPTFPIIDVLVKATVYGGGWREAAGSLVYALAWLAVLFGAGVVALRRKVASL, encoded by the coding sequence ATGAGGCGCACGGTCTCACGGGTGGCGATCGTGTTTGCGCTGCTCAAGAAGGAGCTCGTCGCGTACGCGCGGGACACCGTCTACCTCGCGCTCACCCTCGTGGTGCTCATCGCTGCTCCGCTGCTGTTCCGCGCGATGCCGGACCGCGTGGACGAGGAGCTCGTGCTGGCGATCTGCCCGCCGGTCGAGCGGCTGCTTGAAGGCTCTACCGAGGCGCTCCGAGCGCTCGGCGCCTCAGAGGCGGACATCGCGCGGATTCGCCAGGCGGACCTGACGAACCAAAAGGGGCTGCTGCTCGTCGAGTTCGATGACGCGGCGAAGATGCGGGCGGCGATCGAGGGGTCGCTCGAGGTGTGGCGCGCTTCCGACGGCACGCTCGTCTTTGTTGACACGACGGCTGGCGAGAAGCGGCCGCGGGGCGCCGAGCGCGTGGACGTGCAGGTCGGCGTCGCGTTCCCGGAGCGTTTTCTCGCCGACCTTGTTGCGGGCGCACGCGGGATCGAGGTGACGGTCTACACGCACGCTTCCGCTCCGCCCGAGCTCAGGCAGGCTGTGACGAGCTTCGTGCGGGAGGCCGCGTTCGAGATCGCAGGCGATGAGCTGCCGGTGCGGTTCCCGGACGAGAAAGACGTCGTGCTCGGGACCGACCGGCTGGGCGACCAGGTCTCGCTTCGCGAGAAGATGCGCCCGATGCTCCTGTTCGTGGTGTTGATGATGGAGACGTTCTCGATGGCCTCGCTCGTCTCCACCGAGGTGCTTGAGAGAACCGTGACCGCGGTGCTCGTCACGCCCGCGAAAGTCTCCGACTTCATCGCCGCAAAGACCATCTTCGGCACGCTCGTGTCGTTCACGCAGGCCCTGATCGTGCTCGCGCTCATCGGCGGGCTGACGGCGTCGAGCTGGTCGGTCGTGCTGGCGGTGCTCGCTATCGGCGCCGTGATGTTCACGGGGATCGCGCTCATCGTCGGCGCTGCAGGCAAGGACTTCATCGGGCAGCTCTTCTACGCGATGCTGTTCACTGTGCCCCTGCTCATACCGGCGTTCGCGGTGCTGTTCCCAGGGTCCGTCGCTCCCTGGGTGCGCGTCTTGCCGACGTTCCCCATCATCGACGTGCTCGTGAAGGCCACGGTCTACGGAGGCGGATGGCGCGAGGCGGCCGGGTCGCTCGTGTACGCCCTCGCGTGGCTCGCCGTCCTGTTCGGCGCCGGGGTCGTAGCGCTGAGACGGAAGGTGGCATCGCTATGA